DNA sequence from the Deinococcus radiopugnans ATCC 19172 genome:
CTCAGGACGCTGGCCTTGGCCGGGCCGCCCCGGAAGCCGCCCAGCGCCCCCTGCGCCACGTTCATGAACCAGTCGCCGGCCCCCAGCTTGTCGAACACGGCCCCGAACAGCACGAACAGGAAGACGATCTGCGCCGAGACACCAATCGCGGTGCCGAAGATGCCCTCGGTGTTGGCGAACAGCTGGCCCACCACCTGCGGCCACGTCTGCCCGGCGTGCAATTGCAGCTGCGGCCCCAGGTCACCCCGGATCAACCCGCGCGGCCCGGTCAGCGCGTACAGCATAAAGACTGACGCCACAATGGGCATGGCGATGCCGATGGTGCGCCACGCGGCCAGCAGCAGCAGCAGCACCATGCCGCTGCCAATCCAGACGTCCACGTTGGTGAGCACCCCACCCTGCACCGTGGCAATCGATGGGTACTGCACGATCAGGTAAATGGCGGTCCCCGTCGCCAGCAGCCCCAGAATCCAGTCGTACCACGGCACCCGCGTCTGCGGCTTTCCCGGCGACTTGCGGAAGGGAAAGACCAGGTAGGCCAGGCTGAAGGCGAAGGCCAGGTGAATGGCCCGCAGCGTCAGGGTGTCGATGTTGCCCACCTGCGCGGCGTACATCTGGTAGATACACCACGCGACGGCGATGACGGTCACCAGCGTCTTTTGCCAGCCCCACAGTTTGCGCCCGCCCGTTTCGGCGGCCTCCACCATCTCCAGGGCGCGGCGTTCGCCCTCGGTCATCTCGGTGCCCGGCGGCTCCAGGCTGGGGTCTGTACTGATCGGTCTTGTGGGATCACTCACTCGTTGCTCATCTCCTTTTCAACGGGGAGGGGGCCAGCCTCCCGATAAATGTTTGGCTGGCCCCCTCTCTGCGTTCGAGTGACCTTACTTGACGCTGACGCCCTGTTCCTTGAAGAACTTGACGGCGCCGGGGTGCAGCGGGGCGGGCAGGCCCTTGACCGCCTTGGCGTAGGAGAAGTTGGTGCCCAGGGCCGGATGAATGGCCTTCAGCGCCTTCTCGTCACCAAACGCGGCCTTCATCGCCTTGTAGATGGTGTCCTCGCTCTCGTCGCTGGTGGTGACCAGGGTGGCCTGCACCGCCACGCCGGGCACGGTGGCGTCGATGCCCTTGTAGCTCTTGGCGGGAATGTTGTAGCGCACGTAGAAGGGGTACTTCTTGAGCAGGGCGGTGGCCTGGTTGCCAGCCACCGGCACCAGTTTCACGTCCACCGTCTGGGCGATCTGGGCAATGGCGCTGGCGCCCACGCCCACGGTGTAGAACAGGGCGTCGGCGCGCTTGTCCTGCATCAGGCTGATGCCCTGCGACGGCGAGACCCGCAACGCCTGCCCCAGATCATCGAACTTCAGGCCGTAGGCTTCCATCACCTGCGCGGCGGTCTGCTCGGTGCCGGAACCCAGGTCACCGATCACGACTTTCTTGCCCTTGAGGTCGGCGATGCTGTTGATGCCTGAATCCTTGCGGGCCAGGACGTGCAGCACTTCGGGGTACAGCACAGCCATGGTGCGAATCTTCTTGTCGGGCTTGCCCTTGAAGGCGTCCAGGCCGGTGCCGGTGTAGGCGTAGTACACCACGTCGTTCTGGGCCACGGCGGCGTTCAGTTCGCCGGTCGCCATGGCGTTCATGTTGAAGACGCTGCCGCCGGTGGAACGGGCGTTGGCGCGGATACCGCTGCCCGAATCGTTGATCATCTTCGCCATGCCGGTGGCGACAGGAAAGTAGACGCCGGTGGTGCTGCCCGAGCCGATGGTCAGAAAGGTGGTGCCCTGGGCCAGCGCTGCGCCGGTAAACAGGGCGGCGGTGCCGAGAACGGCGGCGGTCATCAACTGCGTGTTGCGTTTCTTCATGTGGATCCTCCGTGAGCGCAGTCCTGCAGGGCAAGCAGGCCGCAAAAAAGTTGAGAGTTTTGGAAGCTTAGCACATGGTGTGAATTGGACGCGCTTCCATAAAGATCGGTCAGCTGGCCTCAAACCCCGTCCTGCGTGTCTGGCACGTTCTGAACCCGGCCTCTCTAGCTGCGCCCCGTTCGCTCGGATACAGTTGCACGTATGACCTCTCTCGCCAAAGACCGCTCATCAGGTGCGCCGATCATTCAGGCCGAGAACGTCCAGAAGCATTTCGGCAGTTTCCAGGCCCTGAAGGGCGTCAACCTGAGCGTGCGCGCGGGCGAGGTGGTGGTCATCATCGGGCCGTCGGGCAGCGGCAAGAGCACCTTTATTCGCACCATCAACGCGCTGGATCCCCACGACGGCGGCAGCATCACCGTGGACGGCATTCCGCTGAACGGCAAGGGCAACCTCGACGCCATCCGCCGCGAGGTGGGCATGGTGTTTCAGTCGTTCAACCTGTTTCCGCACCTGACCGTGCTGGAGAACATCACGCTGGCCCCCACCCGCGTCCGCAAGACGGACAAGGCCGAGGCCGAGCGGCGCGGGCTGGAGCTGCTGCGCCGGGTGGACATCGAGGAACAGGCGCACAAGTACCCGGCCCAGCTGTCGGGCGGCCAGCAGCAGCGGGTGGCCATTGCCCGCGCCCTGGCGATGGACCCCAAGGTCATGCTGTTCGACGAGCCGACCAGCGCCCTGGATCCGGAAATGATCAAGGAGGTACTGGACGTGATGAAGGATCTGGCGCGCGGCGGCATGACCATGCTGGTGGTCACCCACGAGATGGGCTTTGCCCGCGAGGTGGCCGACCGATTGCTGTTCTTCGATGGGGGCAACGTCGTGGAGGACACCACCCCCGAGGACTTCTACAACAACCCCAAGCACGAGCGGGCCAAGCAGTTCCTGGGCAAGATTCTGGGGCACTGAGGGGCAACCCCCGCCTCTCCTAAAAAATCAGGAGAGGTTCAATCTCACGGTCACGGCAGTTCGTTGCCTGTCTCCCCCAGCTCCAGCAGCCACAGGGCGTCGCCGGGGCGCAGGTGGGCCAAGGCGTCAGCTTGGGGACCGTGCAGGCCGCGCAGCAGCGCCCAGGCCTCACCACTGTCCTCTAGAGCCCGCCCCAGCGCCCGCCACACGCCCGCACGGAAGGGGGCCAGCGCCGGGTGCGATAGCGCCGCGCGCAGCCACTGAATCGTCGGCACGCCGTCACTGAGGGTGGAGGCCGCTTCCAGGGTCAGCAGTTGCGCCTGCAACCCGGGATCGGGCGCGTCACCCAGCCCCGGCTGAACGCGGCGCAGCAGGGCGTGGGCGCGGTTCAGCTCGGCCAGGGCGTCGGCGGGGCGGGCAGAGCGCAGCAGCACCTCGGCGCGCATGGCGCGGGCCTGGCCCCCCTCGTAGGGGTGGGCGGCCAGGGCCACGGCGCGGTCCACCGACGCCAGCGCCGCCGCCGGATCGGGGTCCGCCAGGGCGCGGCTCAGGAGCATGTCGAACAGCAGGATGGCGTCGCGGTCGCTGCCCGTCACGGGCTGGGCGATCAGGTCGTCCAGCAGCGTGCGGGCCTGCCGCAGGTCGGGATGGTCACGCACCGGACCCAGCAAGGGCTGCAGGTACGCGCCGCCCAGCCCGCGCGTCAGGTAGGCCAGGGCCACCCGGTAGCGGGTGCGGCGCTGGCGGTAGCGCACCTCGGCGGGGCGGGCGCTGCGGCCTTCCAGCAGGGTCAGTGTCCGGGCCGAGACCGCCAGCGCGTCGTCCGGGCGGCCCAGCGCCAGCAGCACCGGCAGGCCCTCCGAGAGCAGGCGGGCGCGGGGCACGTGATCGGCGTGGCGGCGTGGATCGGGGGGCAGCAGCGCCAGCGCATGGCCCAGGACGGCCTGCGCCTCTTGAGGGCGGCCCAGGCGGCGCAGGGCGGTGGCGCTGCGGGCCAGCACGCGGGCGCGTTCCTCCTCGCCCGCACCGGCCGCTTCCAGCCGGGTGGTGGCGTCGCGCAGCGCCGAGAGCGCGGCGGCCGGCTGACCCAGGCGCAGCCGCAAGTCGCCCTCCTGATAGCGGGCGCGGGCCGAGAGCAGCGGGCTGGAGGCCGGCACGGCAGCCAGGGCGGCCAGCGCCTCGTCCCAGCGCCCGGCATCCTTGGCGATCAACCCGCGCCACAGCCCGGCGCGGGGGCCGCCCACCGCCGTGCGCGGGTCGGAGACGGCGCGCGTGGCGGCCTCCAAGTCGCCCGCCCAGCGGGCCAGGGCGGCCTGCACCAGCAGCGCGTCGGCACAGGCCGCCACCGCCCACGGCTCGCGCGCCGGTGAGGCGGCCGAGAGCACGGCGGCCACCTCCGGGTGGGCCAGCTGTTCGGCCGCCGCCGTCATGTTCCCGGCTTCCAGACTGCTCTCGGCCAGCTTGACGCGTGCCCAGGCCCGTACCGGGGGGCGCGCGGCCCCGAACAGCGTGAACAGCGCGTCACGCAGGCCCGCGTCGTGGTAGTCGCCCCGACCCGCCGAGTGCCGCACCACCGCCCCCGCCAGATCGTCGCGGGTCTCGCCCGCCGCCCCGTCACGGATGGCCGGCCACAGCGGCGGCAACCAGCGCGCGTCGTCGGGCGACGTCCGCACCTGGGCCGCCAGCGCAGGCCAGTCCTCCAGCGCGGCCAGCGCGGCCAGCCGGATGGGGCGACACTCCCCCGAGGTCAGGTTGGCCAGCCTGGCCAGCGCCCGCGTCCGCTCGGCCGCCGCCACTCCGGTCCAGGCGGCACGCAGGGCGGGCGTGGGGGTCCAGCCCAGCGCGTCCGAGCCGGCCAGCAGGGCGCGGGCGTGCGGGGGCAGTTGCCGGAGTTCCGTGCCCAGAGCGGCCCGCAGCAGTTCCGGTGCCCACGCTGCGGAGGGCAGATGCGGCGTGCTGGCCGCCAGCGCCGCCGTCGCCCCGATCAGCCGCTGGAGGTCAGGGTCCGCCAGCAGGGCCGGCATGTGCGGCCCGGCCTCCCCTCCCCGCAGGCGCACCAGCAGGCTCAGGCGGTCCAGATGGCGTCCGGTCTCGGCCACCAGCTCCTCGGCTTCAGCGCGGGGCACGCCCAGCCGGGCCATCAGGTAGCCGCGCGCCTCGGCGGGGGTGGGCGGGTGCAGCGCGATGGTCTCGGGAGGGTGCGGGCCGAGATCGTCGGCGTCGGCCTTTTCCAGTGCCAGCAGCACGGCCAGCCCCGGCGGCGCGGCGCTCAGCAGGTGTTCGGCGGCCCAGCGCGCGGCGGAGGCCACCGAACCGTCGGTGCGGCGCGGCGGCTGGCCCGCGAAATTCAGGTCGTCGGTCACGCGGACCAGCAGCGCGCCAGCCGCCGGAAACTGACGGCGCACGGCCTCCGCCTGCGCCGCCGCCAGTTGCGCGTAGGCGCTGCCGGACGCCGCCAGCCCCAGCAGCCCCGACACGTCGCCGGACAGAAACAGCCGCCTGACGGGCACGCCAGCGCCGCGCAGGGCCGCGTCCAGGCTGTCAAGCAGCACGGTCTTGCCCGCCCCGGCCCGGCCGGTCACAACCAGCCGGGGGGCGCGGCCCGCCCGCACGCCAGCCAGGAACTGCCGGTAGGCCCGCTTCTTGCTGCGGCCCAGCAGTTCCAGTTCGGCCGGCAGCGGCGTGGGCGACGGAACGGCGGACGTTTCGGGCAGCGGGCGGCCCACCCCGGCGGCCAGTTCGGCCAGGATAGCCCGCAGGGTGTCGCGGTCCGCCGCCGTGCCGATGTCGCGGTAGATGATGTTCCGCACCGCTGCGCCGCCGGCCCCGCGCGCCCGCATCTCGCCCTCCAGCCAGCGCAGGCTGCCGCGCCGCGCCCCCGCACCTCCGCCCGGCTCCGGCGGCAGGTGGGCGCGCAGCTCGGCCAGCACCGCCCTGTAGTCCACGATGGCTCCCACGGTAGCATCCCCGGCGGGCGAAATAGACCCGGTGCAGAAAAAGGCCGGGCCAGCGTACCTGACGGGTCCATCAGCAACCCGGCACCGGGCTGTGTATACTCGGCGTAGCCTTCAAATCCATCCCTTTTCGGCCAGTTGTCTGGCCCCCCCCTGGAGAATCCCTATGCGTACCCCCATGCTGATCGCCGCCCTGACCGCCGCCCTCGTGACCACCGCCTCCGCCCAGAGCCAGGCGGCGGCCCAGGCCCTTTACGACTCGGGCAAGTGGCAGGAAGCGGCGCTGGCCGCCGCCGCCCTGAACACCAGCGCGGGCCTGGCCCTGGCCGCCGAGGCCACCACCGCCGGGGCCGGACTGGTTGCCGACGCCCAGAAAAAAGCGCTGTTCCAGAAGGCCCAGGACTACGCCAAGAGTGCCATTGCCAAGGACAAGAACAACGCCGACGCCTACTTCGAACTGGCCCGCGCCCAGGGCCGTCTGGCGCAGTTCTCGGGCATCCTGCAGAGCCTGGGACTGGCCGGGGACATGAAGAAGAATCTGGATCAGGCCATCAAGCTTGACCCCAAGCTGGCCGGAGCTTACGTCGCGCTGGGGCTGTGGCACGCCAACCTGGACGAGAAGGGCTTTATCGCCCGCCGCGCCACCGGAGCGGACAAGAACCAGATCGCCCCCAACTTCGAGAAGGCCTTTGCGCTGGAGCCCAACGTGGCCGTCCATCACATCGAGTACGCCAACGCCCTGATTCTCCAGAAGCGCAAGGCCGAGGCCGCCGCCGAACTGCAGAAGGCCATTGCCCTGCCCGCCGAGACCTTCTGGCAGAAGCGCGATCTGGAGGCCGCCCGGAAGACCCTGGCCAGCCTGAAGTAAGGAGGCAGGACGGGCGAGGCCGGCCGCGGGACCAGCGTCCCCAGGCCGGCCTCGCCCTGTTCGGTGGGTGACAGCAACGCCGCACCGTGCTCCGGCCTTTCACCCCCCAATCCCCGCTGACGCCTGTCCCTCGCCCTGCCCGGCGCGGCGCGCTAAATTGGCCCCATGATCGCCTACAGCGAGGTCAGCGCCTTCACGCGCACGCCGGGCCAGGGCAACCGCGCGGGCGTGGTGCTGGACGCCGCCGGGCTGAGCGAGGCCGAGATGCGCGAACTGGCCGCCTTTCTGGGGGCGCCCGAAACCGTGTTCGTGACCCGCCTGTCGGTCAACCATACGGGCCGCTCCGCCGTGCGGGTGCGCTACTTCACGCCCACCCAGGAGGTGGAGTTCTGCGGCCACGCCACGCTGGCGCTGGGGCTGATGCTGGCGCAATCGGGCCACTGGCGAGGCGGGGCGCTGGAACTTGAAACCCTGGCGGGCCGGGTCCCCCTGCGTCTGATCAGCGAGGCGGGGGTGCCGCAGCAGGTCTGGATGCAGCATCAGCGCCACGAGACCCGCCCCCTACCCACCTCTCTGCGCGCCGAACTGGCCGAGGCGCTGGGCATCGACGCCCGCATGATTCACCGCGGCCTGCCGATGGCCGCCGCCAGCACGGGCCTGTGGAGCGCTTTCGTGCCGCTGCTGGACCCACTGATCCTGGACGCCCTGGACCCGGATCTGGAACGCATCGTCATGCTCAGCGAGGCGCTGGACGTGGGCAGCGTCTACGCCTACGCCCCGATGGGCGTCAACCGGTTCGCGGCGCGCGATTTTGCCCCGGCGCTGGGCATTCCGGAAGACCCGGTGACCGGCAGCGCGGGCGGGGCGCTGATGGCCCTGCTGGCCCACGGGGGCCGCCTGCCGGTGCGCGCCGGGCGGGCCTGCGGCGTGATCTACCAGGGCCACGCGCTGGGCACCCCCGGCGAGGTGGAGGTGGAGGTGGAAATGCGCGGCGACGCGGTGGTGGCCGTCCATGTCGGCGGCTGCGCGGTGCTGGAGCGCGAGGGGCTGTGGAAGCGCGGGGCGCCGGGGGACTGATACGGATTCCGTTTGTTTCGTGTAGAAATCGGGACAGCGCCGGTTTCTACACTCCACGTCCGGAACCCGTTTTTCTCTTGCTCGCTCTGCTCGGATCTCCAGGTGTTTTCAACACCTTTCAATCGGAGTCCGTATGAGCATCCAGCGCCATTGGATGGGGCCTGCGATCTATCCTCCCCCGTCCCGCCCAGCTGCCCAGCCCCTAGACTGCCGCCCATGCTGGGACTGATTTGTGTGGATGTGGACGGAACTTTAATCGGCACGGACAACACCGTGCGGGACGACGTGTGGGCGGCACTGGCGGACGCGCGGGCGCGCGGCGTGCGTATTGCGCTGTGCAGCGGGCGGCCCGCCATTGGCAATGCGCTGGAGTACGCGCGGCGGCTGGACGCGGACGGCTGGCACGTCTTTCAGAACGGGGCCAGCGTGGTGCGGGTGGATACAGGAGACAGCCTGTCCGAGGCGCTGCCCGAGGGCGTGCTGCCCCTGCTGACCGCCCGCGCGCACGCCGAGAACCGCCTGCTGGAGGTCTACACCGACACCGAATTCGGCGTGACCAAGCCGGGCATGCTGGCCGAGCGCCACGCCGCGCTGCTGGGCGTGCCGTACGATCCGCGCACCCCCGACTCGCTGGTGGGCACGCGGGTGCGGGCGCAGTGGGTGGTGCCGCGCGAGCAGGAGGCGGCGGTCACGGCCGAGCCGCATCCGGGCCTGGATCTCCATCCGGCGGGCAGCCCGGCCATGCCCGACACCATGTTCATCAGCATGACCCGCGCGGGCATCAGCAAGGGCAGCGCGGTGCGGCGGATCGCGGCGGAATACGGCCTGGACATGACGCGGGTGATGATGGTGGGCGACGGCGAGAACGACGTCAGCGCCATGCGCGTGGTGGGCCACCCGGTGGCGATGGGCAACGCCGATCCGCCTGCCCTGGCCGCCGCGCGCTACACGGTGGGCCACGTGGACGATGGCGGCCTGCGCGAGGCGGTGGGGTTGGCGCTGACGCTGTAAGCGCCTAGAGTTGTCAGGTGCTGGAGACCGCCGAACAGACCGTGCAACTGGGCGCGCGGGCCATCGCCTCGCTGGCCGAGTTCGCGGCGGCGCTGGTTATCGCCGCCGCCATCGTGCAGGCGCTGTGGCGTTCGCTGCGCGCCCTGTTCCTGCCGCGCGACGCTGGGGCCAACGACGAGGCCAAGCAGAACCTGCGCCTGCAACTGGGCCGCTGGCTCGCCATTGCGCTGGAATTCCTGCTGGCCGCCGACATCCTGCTGACCGCCATCGCCCCCACCTGGGAGGACATCGGCAAGCTGGGGGCCATCGCCCTGATCCGCACCGCGCTGAACTATTTTCTGGAGCGGGAGATCGACGCGAACAACCGTGAGAAGGGCAAGCTGAAAGCGGGCAGCGGCCCTGTGGAGGGTCAGGCGTAGGCCGGGCAGCGACGGCCCCCTCAGGCCCCCAGCACGGTCCGCACCGCGTCCACAATGCGTTCGCCGTAATTTTCAATGCGCTTCGGCCCCATGCCGGGCAGTCCCTCCAGCTCAGCCAGACTGCGCGGAGAGGCGGCGGCCAGGGCGTCCAGCGTGGCATTCGGAAAGATCACGAAGGCGCTGTGGCCGGTTTCGCGGGTCAACTCGCGGCGCAGTTCGCGCAACGCTTCGGCCACTTCGGGGTTGGCGGTGGCCGGGGGAGTGTCCTTTGCCGGCGTTGGGGCTGAAAAGAGAGATGGAGCGGGCTGGACTGGAGTTCGTTCTTCCCTGCCGCGCAACAGCCCCAGCACCGCGCTGTTTTCCCTGGCCCCACGTTCGGCGGGCAGGGTGGGGCGCGCCCGTTCGCTGCCCGAATGTTCACGCACGATGTTCAGCACGTCCTCGCCGTACTCGGCCAGTTTGCGCTGGCCCACGCCGCTCACTGTTCCCAGGGTGGCCGCGCTGCCGGGGCGCAGCTCGCAGATGGCCTTGAGGGTGGCGTCGCTGAAGATGGCGTAGGGCGGCACCGCCCTTTCCCGCGCGAGCTGGAGTCGCCACGCCCGCAGCGCCTCGAACAGCGGGGCGTCGTGTGAATCCACCGGGGCGCGGCCAGAGCGGGAAGCGTCCCGGTCACGCTTCTTCACCCGCTCGCGGGGCAGCAGGCTGTCCTCGCGCAGCATCAGCGTGGTCTCGCCCTTCAGCAGGGCGCGGGACTTGCCGGTGGCGCTCAGACCGTGGTGCTCGCCCGCCGACAGGTGGCCCAGGCTGACCAGCTGGCGAATGAGGCCGCGCCACATCTTCTCGTCGTGACCCTTGCCGACGCCAAAGGTGGGCAGCAGGTGGTGACCCATGCCCACGACTTTCTCGGTGGGCTGGCCCAGCAGCACGTCGGTCAGGTGGGCCGCGCCGAAGCGGTTGCCGGTGCGGATGGCCGCCGACAGGGCCATCTGCGCCTCGCGGGTGGCGTCGCGCACGCGCGGCGGGTTCAGACAGATGTCGCAGTTGCCGCAGGGTTCGCTCCTCTCCTCGCCAAAGTAGGCCAGCAGCAGGTTGCGGCGGCAGGTGGCGGCCTCGCAGTAGGTCAGCAGGGCGTCCAGTTTGGCGGCCTCCACGCGCTTGACGTCTTCGGGGGCGTCGCTCTGCGAGAGCATGCGCTTCACGTTCACCACGTCGGCCAGCCCGTAGACCATCCACGCGGTGCTGGGCAGGCCGTCGCGCCCGGCGCGGCCCGTTTCCTGGTAGTAGCCCTCCATGCTCTTGGGCAGATCCAGGTGGGCCACGAAACGCACGTTGGGCTTGTCGATGCCCATGCCGAAGGCCACCGTCGCCACCACCACCACGCCCTCGTCGTTCAGAAAGCGTTCCTGCGCGTGGCTGCGCTCGCGCGGCGACAGGCCCGCGTGGTACGGCACGGCGTCGATGCCCTGAGTCGCCAGCCACTGCGCGGTCCCCTCCACCGACTTGCGCGACAGGCAGTACACGATGCCCGCGTCGCCCCGGTGTTCGGCGTGGATGAAGTCCAGCAGCTGGGTCTTGGGGCCTTCCTTGTTCGCCACCCGGTACTGGATATTTGGGCGGTCAAAACTGGAGATGAACTGCGCCGCGCCGCGCAACTCCAGCACCCGCAGGATGTCGGCGCGCGTGCGGTCATCGGCGGTGGCGGTCAGGGCCACGCGCGGAATGTCGGGAAAACGCCGGGGCAGCACGCCCAGTTGCCCGTATTCGGGCCGGAAATCGTGACCCCACTGCGAGACGCAGTGCGCCTCGTCGATGGCGAACAGGGCCACCGGGGCGCGTTCCAGGAGATCCAAGGTACGCGGGAGGAGAAGCCGTTCCGGGGCCACGTACAGCATGTCGAGTTCCCCAGCCAGCAGCGCCGCCTCCACTTCCCGCACACTCTGGAGATCCAGGCTGGAGTTCAGGAACGCGGCCCGCACCCCGAATTGCCGCAGCGCGTCCACCTGATCTTTCATCAGCGCAATCAGGGGCGAGACCACGATGCCGGTGCCGGGGCGCAGCAGGCTGGGCACCTGATAGCACAGGCTCTTGCCGCCGCCGGTGGGCATCAGCACCAGCGCGTTCTGCCCTTCCACCACCGTCCGCACGATGTCGGCCTGCACGTCCCGGAACGCCGCGTAACCCCACACCCGGCTCAAGGTTTCCAGGGCGCGGGCGTCGGTGTCGGCGGGAGTCTGAACAGCAGGCATCGCCCGCCAGGATAGCGCGTTCTGTGTGGGGCGTAATGAAACGCCGCCACACCTCGGAATAGGCCGCCGCACAGGACGAATGGCAGAGGTTCCACTTCGCCCAATGCTCTACAGTCCAGGGCGTGCATTTCCTGGCCCGCCTCGCGTCCCGACACCCCTGGGCGGTGCTGGCGGTGTGGATTGTTGCCGCCGCGCTGAGCCTGCCGCTGGCCGCCCGCGCCCCGGCAGCATTAAACGCCGATCCGGCGGGAGGCCTGACCCACTCGGAGGCCAACACCGTCAGCGCCCTGTTGCGAGAGCGCTTCGGCGAGCGCGACACCAACACCGCCATTCTGGTCACCCGCAGCACCCCGCCGCTGAACACGCCGGAGGGTCGGCAGATTTACGGCGCGTTTGTGGAGGGTCTGGAAACCGTGGCGGGCGTCTCGCGCGTCGTGCCGGCCACCACCGGCGGCCCGGTGCCCACGCAGGCGCAGGACGGCGTGCTGGCCCTGACCGTGGCGCAGATTCCCTTACAGGAGGGGGGCACCGAGGCGCTGGCCAACGTGCGGCAGTACGTGCGCGGCGTGCAAGGCGAGAACCTGAGCATCCGCGTGACCGGCGGGCAGGCGATTGCCGACGACTTCACCGAGTTTGCCGAGTCCGACACCAAGCGCAGCGAGTTCACGGCGCTGCCGCTGATCGGCGGGCTGCTGCTGCTGGTCTTCGGGGCGCTGGTGGCGACAGGGTTGCCGCTGGCGGTGGGCCTGCTGAGCATCTCCGTGGCGATGGCCGCCCTGTACGGCCTGACCTTTCTGATGCCGGTCAGCACCTTCGCTCAGAGCGTGATCACCATGCTGGGCCTGGGCGCGGGCATCGACTACGCCCTGCTGATGGTCAACCGTTTCCGCGAGGAGTTGGGGCGTGAGCCGGATTCCAGGGCCGCCGCCGCCCGCACCGTGATGACCGCGGGCCGCAGCGTAGCCTTCAGCGGCATGACCGTGGGCATCGCGATGGCGGGCCTGATCCTGCCGCCGGTGGCCTTTGTCCGCAGCATCGGCATCGGCGGGGTGCTGGCCGTGATTCTGACGGTGCTGGCCAGCCTGACCGCGCTGCCTGCGTTGCTGGCGCTATTGGGCGAACGGGTCAACAGCCCGCGCCTGCTGAAAGTCACCTGGGCGCAGAGCGGCGCGGCGTCAGCGGCGTGGACCGCGTTTGCGCGGCGGGTGACCGCTCGGCCCGTGCTGGGCGTGGTGCTGTCCACCGTCTTCCTGCTGGCGCTGGCCGTGCCTGCGCTGGGACTGAAGACCG
Encoded proteins:
- a CDS encoding TAXI family TRAP transporter solute-binding subunit yields the protein MKKRNTQLMTAAVLGTAALFTGAALAQGTTFLTIGSGSTTGVYFPVATGMAKMINDSGSGIRANARSTGGSVFNMNAMATGELNAAVAQNDVVYYAYTGTGLDAFKGKPDKKIRTMAVLYPEVLHVLARKDSGINSIADLKGKKVVIGDLGSGTEQTAAQVMEAYGLKFDDLGQALRVSPSQGISLMQDKRADALFYTVGVGASAIAQIAQTVDVKLVPVAGNQATALLKKYPFYVRYNIPAKSYKGIDATVPGVAVQATLVTTSDESEDTIYKAMKAAFGDEKALKAIHPALGTNFSYAKAVKGLPAPLHPGAVKFFKEQGVSVK
- a CDS encoding Cof-type HAD-IIB family hydrolase produces the protein MLGLICVDVDGTLIGTDNTVRDDVWAALADARARGVRIALCSGRPAIGNALEYARRLDADGWHVFQNGASVVRVDTGDSLSEALPEGVLPLLTARAHAENRLLEVYTDTEFGVTKPGMLAERHAALLGVPYDPRTPDSLVGTRVRAQWVVPREQEAAVTAEPHPGLDLHPAGSPAMPDTMFISMTRAGISKGSAVRRIAAEYGLDMTRVMMVGDGENDVSAMRVVGHPVAMGNADPPALAAARYTVGHVDDGGLREAVGLALTL
- a CDS encoding DUF1622 domain-containing protein; the protein is MLETAEQTVQLGARAIASLAEFAAALVIAAAIVQALWRSLRALFLPRDAGANDEAKQNLRLQLGRWLAIALEFLLAADILLTAIAPTWEDIGKLGAIALIRTALNYFLEREIDANNREKGKLKAGSGPVEGQA
- a CDS encoding AAA family ATPase translates to MGAIVDYRAVLAELRAHLPPEPGGGAGARRGSLRWLEGEMRARGAGGAAVRNIIYRDIGTAADRDTLRAILAELAAGVGRPLPETSAVPSPTPLPAELELLGRSKKRAYRQFLAGVRAGRAPRLVVTGRAGAGKTVLLDSLDAALRGAGVPVRRLFLSGDVSGLLGLAASGSAYAQLAAAQAEAVRRQFPAAGALLVRVTDDLNFAGQPPRRTDGSVASAARWAAEHLLSAAPPGLAVLLALEKADADDLGPHPPETIALHPPTPAEARGYLMARLGVPRAEAEELVAETGRHLDRLSLLVRLRGGEAGPHMPALLADPDLQRLIGATAALAASTPHLPSAAWAPELLRAALGTELRQLPPHARALLAGSDALGWTPTPALRAAWTGVAAAERTRALARLANLTSGECRPIRLAALAALEDWPALAAQVRTSPDDARWLPPLWPAIRDGAAGETRDDLAGAVVRHSAGRGDYHDAGLRDALFTLFGAARPPVRAWARVKLAESSLEAGNMTAAAEQLAHPEVAAVLSAASPAREPWAVAACADALLVQAALARWAGDLEAATRAVSDPRTAVGGPRAGLWRGLIAKDAGRWDEALAALAAVPASSPLLSARARYQEGDLRLRLGQPAAALSALRDATTRLEAAGAGEEERARVLARSATALRRLGRPQEAQAVLGHALALLPPDPRRHADHVPRARLLSEGLPVLLALGRPDDALAVSARTLTLLEGRSARPAEVRYRQRRTRYRVALAYLTRGLGGAYLQPLLGPVRDHPDLRQARTLLDDLIAQPVTGSDRDAILLFDMLLSRALADPDPAAALASVDRAVALAAHPYEGGQARAMRAEVLLRSARPADALAELNRAHALLRRVQPGLGDAPDPGLQAQLLTLEAASTLSDGVPTIQWLRAALSHPALAPFRAGVWRALGRALEDSGEAWALLRGLHGPQADALAHLRPGDALWLLELGETGNELP
- a CDS encoding PhzF family phenazine biosynthesis isomerase, with the translated sequence MIAYSEVSAFTRTPGQGNRAGVVLDAAGLSEAEMRELAAFLGAPETVFVTRLSVNHTGRSAVRVRYFTPTQEVEFCGHATLALGLMLAQSGHWRGGALELETLAGRVPLRLISEAGVPQQVWMQHQRHETRPLPTSLRAELAEALGIDARMIHRGLPMAAASTGLWSAFVPLLDPLILDALDPDLERIVMLSEALDVGSVYAYAPMGVNRFAARDFAPALGIPEDPVTGSAGGALMALLAHGGRLPVRAGRACGVIYQGHALGTPGEVEVEVEMRGDAVVAVHVGGCAVLEREGLWKRGAPGD
- a CDS encoding amino acid ABC transporter ATP-binding protein — encoded protein: MTSLAKDRSSGAPIIQAENVQKHFGSFQALKGVNLSVRAGEVVVIIGPSGSGKSTFIRTINALDPHDGGSITVDGIPLNGKGNLDAIRREVGMVFQSFNLFPHLTVLENITLAPTRVRKTDKAEAERRGLELLRRVDIEEQAHKYPAQLSGGQQQRVAIARALAMDPKVMLFDEPTSALDPEMIKEVLDVMKDLARGGMTMLVVTHEMGFAREVADRLLFFDGGNVVEDTTPEDFYNNPKHERAKQFLGKILGH